In the Streptomyces sp. cg36 genome, one interval contains:
- a CDS encoding SURF1 family protein, giving the protein MYRFLLSRQWVLVTLLALVLIPTMIELGFWQLHRHQHRVAQNTVIADNLKAEPVPVTELTSPGHTVPHAQYWRRVTATGSYDTAHEVVVRRRTAADGRVGYHVLTPFDLKGGPTVLINRGWVADNGSQTEFPKIPAPPRGTVTVTGRLMADQTTAASGIKDVKGLPPRQVMLISSAQQEKALGRPVLGGYIEQTAPEADSPELIPAPDHSSIGPHMAYAVQWWLFTAGVPVGWVILVRREKRDRAEAKEQAETAEPAPAAA; this is encoded by the coding sequence GTGTATCGCTTCCTGTTGTCCCGGCAGTGGGTGCTCGTCACCCTCCTGGCCCTCGTCCTCATCCCCACGATGATCGAGCTGGGCTTCTGGCAGCTGCACCGCCATCAGCACCGCGTCGCCCAGAACACCGTGATCGCGGACAATCTGAAGGCCGAGCCTGTCCCGGTGACCGAGCTCACCTCCCCCGGGCACACCGTCCCGCACGCCCAGTACTGGCGCCGGGTCACCGCGACCGGCAGCTACGACACGGCCCACGAGGTCGTGGTGCGCCGCCGGACCGCCGCCGACGGCCGCGTCGGCTACCACGTGCTCACGCCGTTCGACCTGAAGGGCGGGCCGACCGTACTGATCAACCGGGGCTGGGTGGCGGACAACGGCAGCCAGACCGAGTTCCCGAAGATCCCCGCCCCGCCCCGGGGCACGGTGACGGTGACCGGCCGGCTGATGGCCGACCAGACGACGGCGGCCAGCGGCATCAAGGACGTCAAGGGCCTGCCGCCGCGCCAGGTCATGCTGATCAGCAGCGCCCAGCAGGAGAAGGCGCTCGGCCGCCCGGTGCTCGGCGGCTACATCGAGCAGACCGCGCCCGAGGCGGACTCCCCCGAGCTGATCCCGGCCCCGGACCACTCCTCGATCGGCCCGCACATGGCGTACGCCGTGCAGTGGTGGCTGTTCACCGCCGGGGTGCCGGTGGGCTGGGTGATCCTGGTCCGGCGCGAGAAGCGGGACCGGGCCGAGGCCAAGGAGCAGGCCGAGACGGCCGAGCCCGCCCCCGCTGCCGCCTGA